A portion of the Ricinus communis isolate WT05 ecotype wild-type chromosome 10, ASM1957865v1, whole genome shotgun sequence genome contains these proteins:
- the LOC8275203 gene encoding uncharacterized protein LOC8275203, with protein MNRQDPTLSSSSRREISPASENARAKNIGCMSGIFQLVCKYHNRRRFLTSGRKHEKNANVANSSPNSQPPSFSSPPQEISTKNPKLSCNVVVPRSPTLPPEMRVSSEKNIRTGPALVARLMGLSEIPIAAESAVAEKRRRLLGALEKCDEDLKALKKMIEVVKSAGDNGTDNDNDNDNENKIEVYYTSATEKRGELEASPVAVTVFDEFTRSAFCGYSKPFTTTPNGRPPVLQRKKKPGEEDTINISVLDRIKSETVSAERNYEHLALPLWTSKAMIESVNEVCRDIAWGERREIGRIGLTLQDHICRDLIEEIVKEMGCYCIYLQPPQLPLESCKRSLRF; from the exons atgaacCGGCAAGATCCTACACTTTCATCATCATCCCGCCGGGAAATCTCTCCGGCATCAGAAAACGCTCGCGCAAAGAACATTGGCTGCATGTCTGGCATTTTTCAGCTCGTCTGCAAATATCATAATCGCCGCAGATTTCTCACTTCCG GGAGAAAGCATGAAAAGAATGCCAATGTTGCCAACTCTTCACCTAACTCCCAGCCgccttccttttcttctccACCGCAAGAAATTAGCACTAAGAACCCAAAATTATCGTGCAACGTTGTCGTGCCGAGAAGCCCAACGCTTCCACCAGAGATGAGAGTTTCATCAGAGAAGAACATCCGTACTGGGCCTGCGCTGGTAGCAAGGCTGATGGGACTGAGTGAGATTCCAATAGCAGCGGAATCAGCAGTGGCGGAGAAGAGAAGGAGACTGTTAGGAGCGTTGGAGAAATGCGACGAGGATTTGAAGGCTTTGAAGAAGATGATTGAGGTGGTGAAGAGTGCAGGAGATAACGGCACTGATAATGACAATGACAATGACAATGAGAATAAGATTGAAGTATATTACACCAGTGCAACAGAGAAAAGAGGCGAGTTAGAGGCGAGTCCTGTGGCTGTGACAGTTTTTGACGAGTTCACTCGTTCGGCTTTCTGCGGTTACTCGAAACCTTTCACTACTACACCAAATG GACGACCGCCGGTATTGCAACGGAAAAAGAAGCCAGGAGAAGAGGATACCATCAACATAAGTGTCTTGGACAGAATCAAGAGTGAAACAGTTTCAGCAGAAAGGAATTATGAACACTTAGCATTGCCATTATGGACAAGCAAGGCCATGATAGAAAGTGTAAATGAGGTCTGCAGGGATATTGCATGGGGGGAGAGGAGAGAAATTGGGAGAATAGGCTTGACTTTGCAAGATCATATATGCAGGGACTTGATTGAAGAGATTGTCAAAGAAATGGGATGTTATTGCATTTACCTGCAGCCACCTCAACTCCCACTTGAATCATGTAAGAGAAGTTTGCGtttctaa